The DNA segment GTCGCCACGTGGTACATCGTGAGGTGCTGCTCGACGAGCGCGACCGCCTCCTCCACCTCCTCCGCCGTGAGCCCGAGGCGAGGGAGAATTCCCCCGCACATTCGGGCACCTACGAGCGAGTGATTCTTCCGACTCCCGCTCTCGTCGGGGTACCCTTTCCCCACGTCGTGGAGCAGCGTGGCGAGGAAGAGCGGGCGGGGGCGCGCGATCTCCGCGGCGAGGCGCGACGCGAGCGCGTGCTCATGGCCGAGGTCGCCGCGGCAGAGCGCGCGGAGGCAGTCCACCGCGGCCACGCTGTGAACGTCGACGGTGTACACGTGGTAGACGTCGTGGTGCACGCGGCCGGTTACCGGGAGAAACTCGGGGATCATCGCGAGGAGCAGCCCCACGTCGTGCAGCTCGCGCAGCATCGAGCCTGAGCGGGTGCGCACCTCCGGGACCGCGCAGACGAGCCTCACGAAGAGCTCTGCGGCCTCGGCGCTCGCGCGGAGCCGGGCGCAGAACTCGGGATCGGCGGCCGCACGGACGATCGCGTCGGTCGCGAACGGAAGCACCGGGGCGTTCTCGCTGATGCACGCGGCGTAGACGCGGAACGCGAGCGGCGGATCCAGCTCGAGGCGGAGCGGGTCGAGCGTGACCTGGCCGTCGAACAGCCGCACGCCCCCCGCCAGGTGCACCTCGGCGGGCTTGCCGCGACGCCGCGGTGGGGTCGCGCGGGCCAAGATCTGCTCCCGCGAGCGGGTCACGGCGCGCGCGTGCACGTAGTAGTCCTGCATCATGCGCTCGGCGGCGGCCGCCCGCGCCGCGGGCTCGTCGTCGGCCATTCGCGAGCCCTCTCGCGGTCCGTAGCCCAGCTCGAGCGCGATGGCCTCCTGCTGGTCGAAGGTGAGCCTGTCGCTGCGGCGGGTGGCCTTCGCGTGGAGCCGGTTGCGCACACGCCAGAGGAACTCCTCCGCGCGCGCGATCTCCTGCGCCTCGCGGGGCACCAGCACGCCCATGCGCACGAGCGCCGCCCAGAACCCGCCCGCGCGGACATCACCGGCCCGGTAGCGCGCGCGCGCCGCCCAGCGGGCCACGTCGAGGTCGCGGAGGCCACCCGCGCCGCTCTTTACGTCGGGCTCCAGGAGGTACACCGAGCCTCCGAAGCGGGCGTGGCGCGCCGACACCTCGTCGTGGAGGCGCGCGATGAACGGCCCAAGCTCTCCCTCGCTGAAGAGCCCCGCCGTGGCGCGGGCCGACAGATCGCGCTCGAGCTCCACGCTGCCTGCGACCACGCGCCCGTCGAGCAGCGACGTCGCGGTCGCGAGGTCGGTCTGCGCCAGCTCCAACAGGGACGTGGCGGTCGCCACCTGGTAGCCGACTGAGACCCCTGCGTCCCACAACGGGTAGAGCATCGTCTCGGAGAGCGCGTCGGCGCTGGGGTGCTCGCGCGAGACCAAGAGCCGTACGTCCGCGTCGCTCCGGAGCGCCACCGCGCCGCGGCCGTAGCTCCCGATGGCCACGAGGGAGAGCGCGTCCGGGGCGTGGGGGGGGAGCGCGCGGCTCGCCTCGCGAAAGAGCATCGCCAGGATCGCGTCGAGCCGCGCAGCGTGCTCGATGCCCAGAAGGACCCCGTCGGGGCCGTGCAGCTCGGCCCCCTCGCGCTCCTTCGGGGGGCGCGCCACGATGCGCGCCTCGAGCGCCTCGCGATCGTGCGCGACGGTCACGCGGAGGCGAGCCGTCAGCTCCGCCGTCGCGGCCGTCGCGCCCACCGCCCCCGCGCGCTGCTTCACTCTGTCACCATCGGCCGGCAGCGTAGCCGGTCGCGCGCGCCGCCGTCACGAGCTCAGGTGCCGCCGTATTTCTTGCAGCTGTCCGCCCCGGTAGCGAACGTCAGCCCGACGACGCACTTCTTGAGGGTGTCCTCGCAGAGGTTGCTCGCGCAGTCGCGCGAGCTCACGCAGGTGTCGCCGATCTCGAGCTTCTTCTTGCACGTGCCGTTGCACAGGAGGCTCGTTTCGCAGGTGTCGAAGCCGACGCAGAGCTCCCCGAGCGCCTTCAGCTTGACGCAGGTCTTCACGCCTTCGCCCGTGCAGAGGTAGCCGGGCACGCACGACTCGCCCGGGTTCCCGCAGGGTGTGTCAGGCGCCTTCTGGACCGCGTCCGCGCAGAAACCCTTGTCGCAAATCAGGGTGCCTACGCACTGAGCGGTCGCCGTGCAGGCCTTGTTCTTCTCCACCTTCCCCGAGAAGACCTTGAGGCACGCGGCCTCGAGCAGCGCGAGCT comes from the Myxococcales bacterium genome and includes:
- the glnD gene encoding [protein-PII] uridylyltransferase, whose protein sequence is MKQRAGAVGATAATAELTARLRVTVAHDREALEARIVARPPKEREGAELHGPDGVLLGIEHAARLDAILAMLFREASRALPPHAPDALSLVAIGSYGRGAVALRSDADVRLLVSREHPSADALSETMLYPLWDAGVSVGYQVATATSLLELAQTDLATATSLLDGRVVAGSVELERDLSARATAGLFSEGELGPFIARLHDEVSARHARFGGSVYLLEPDVKSGAGGLRDLDVARWAARARYRAGDVRAGGFWAALVRMGVLVPREAQEIARAEEFLWRVRNRLHAKATRRSDRLTFDQQEAIALELGYGPREGSRMADDEPAARAAAAERMMQDYYVHARAVTRSREQILARATPPRRRGKPAEVHLAGGVRLFDGQVTLDPLRLELDPPLAFRVYAACISENAPVLPFATDAIVRAAADPEFCARLRASAEAAELFVRLVCAVPEVRTRSGSMLRELHDVGLLLAMIPEFLPVTGRVHHDVYHVYTVDVHSVAAVDCLRALCRGDLGHEHALASRLAAEIARPRPLFLATLLHDVGKGYPDESGSRKNHSLVGARMCGGILPRLGLTAEEVEEAVALVEQHLTMYHVATRRDLDEPATAQDFTEQLRGREGLRDLYLLTVVDLSTTSPTAMTAWKSRMLEELYFAADAHLAGGQKPIADDARLERVRERARALGREGPDGSTAALDAFLVSMPERYLLANAPASVVTHAALSASRGSAAVALDVLPHRHEGVVELCVVAEDRPGLLARIAAAITASRLEVLAAQVYSREPGGGAPTEAVDVFLVRDRGDSAAFAERAVTRLRRDLAALESGETTARELLGERGGRRERATPAVSTEIVLDDRASPRHTIIEVFARDRPGLLHAVAQELYELGLDIALSKINTEGTRVADVFYVTERDGAKVRPGARFKEVRERLRIAVSEEAQ